A genomic segment from Xiphophorus maculatus strain JP 163 A chromosome 6, X_maculatus-5.0-male, whole genome shotgun sequence encodes:
- the rab2a gene encoding ras-related protein Rab-2A — MAYAYLFKYIIIGDTGVGKSCLLLQFTDKRFQPVHDLTIGVEFGARMITIDGKQIKLQIWDTAGQESFRSITRSYYRGAAGALLVYDITRRDTFNHLTTWLEDARQHSNSNMVIMLIGNKSDLESRREVKKEEGEAFAREHGLIFMETSAKTASNVEEAFINTAKEIYEKIQEGVFDINNEANGIKIGPQHPTTNSPLSTSQGGQHAGGGCC; from the exons ATGGCGTATGCGTATCTCTTCAAATACATCATCATCGGGGACACGG GTGTGGGAAAGTCATGTCTATTACTACAGTTCACAGACAAGCGGTTTCAGCCGGTTCACGACCTCACCATTG GTGTGGAGTTCGGCGCAAGGATGATCACTATAGATGGCAAACAGATCAAATTGCAAATCTGGGATACG GCCGGTCAGGAGTCGTTCCGGTCCATCACCAGGTCTTACTACAGAGGAGCAGCCGGAGCACTGCTAGTCTATGACATCACAAG AAGGGACACCTTCAACCACTTGACGACCTGGTTAGAGGACGCCCGCCAACATTCCAACTCCAATATGGTCATCATGCTCATTGGCAACAAAAG cgaTCTTGAGTCGAGGAGAGAGGTGAAAAAAGAGGAAGGTGAAGCTTTCGCCAGAGAACACGGCCTCATATTTATGGAGACCTCAGCCAAGACTGCCTCTAATGTAGAGGAG GCTTTCATCAACACAGCCAAGGAGATCTATGAGAAGATCCAGGAGGGCGTGTTTGATATCAACAACGAG GCTAATGGTATTAAGATCGGACCCCAGCATCCCACCACCAACTCCCCACTGTCCACTAGCCAGGGAGGCCAACATGCCGGAGGCGGCTGCTGCTGA